One Spinacia oleracea cultivar Varoflay chromosome 4, BTI_SOV_V1, whole genome shotgun sequence DNA segment encodes these proteins:
- the LOC130471399 gene encoding uncharacterized protein, translated as MHEDQQTDPSTNPNSAYYLSNNDLNASKLVNIVFEEPLVGRSVFYLRTTREIWLDLEERFFRSSGPQLYTIQHQLSDLNQEENEEISSFFTKIKLLWDRLDGLDPIPACHNTYDESSANHIKGLRIVISRIKSRRNSTSTEYNLAQNLQHLQQEDSIIISLTGISTQKALNHTIDKCWKLHGYPKDFKNRGKRVATAAQLEVYVEKEKQSGIIHATFTEE; from the exons ATGCATGAAGATCAACAAACTGATCCTTCTACCAATCCAAATTCAGCTTATTATTTGAGCAATAATGACTTGAATGCTTCAAAATTGGTTAACATTGTGTTTGAAG AACCTTTAGTTGGAAGAAGCGTTTTTTATCTCAGAACAACAAGGGAGATATGGCTCGACCTAGAAGAGAGATTTTTTCGGTCTTCTGGTCCTCAATTGTACACTATTCAACACCAACTCAGTGATCTCAATCAAGAAGAGAATGAAGAGATTTCAAGCTTCTTTACTAAAATCAAACTTCTATGGGATCGGCTTGATGGATTGGATCCCATACCTGCTTGT CACAATACTTATGATGAATCCTCTGCCAACCATATCAAAGGCCTACGGATTGTTATTTCAAGAATAAAAAGCAGAAGGAATTCTACATCAACAGAGTACAATCTGGCTCAGAATCTGCAGCATTTGCAGCAAgaagattcaataataataagccTTACAGGAATCAGTACACAAAAGGCACTG AATCATACAATTGATAAATGCTGGAAGCTACATGGTTATCCAAAAGATTTCAAAAATAGAGGCAAAAGAGTGGCAACAGCAGCTCAGCTAGAGGTTTATGTAGAAAAGGAGAAGCAGTCTGGCATCATCCATGCCACCTTCACTGAAGAATAA